One Brassica napus cultivar Da-Ae chromosome A1, Da-Ae, whole genome shotgun sequence genomic region harbors:
- the LOC106387759 gene encoding protein ALP1-like yields the protein MEISAFPFPYLQDDECSHFLGLFQDMDSSSPSDFGFEGFGNDNTKKRPRKEDEEEEAGAVNGSSNKPAFGDILATLLLLDEEAKHQQEQWDFESNRDKSLLEANHREKLRAMDGYYNQLQGQYNTDVTPPKRARRSAVAAVVAAVASGEEATAAPVQPTDIASGSGPSHRRLWVKERTTDWWDRVSSPDFPEEEFRREFRMSKSTFNLICDELDATVTKKNTMLRDAIPAPKRVGVCVWRLATGAPLRHVSERFGLGISTCHKLVIEVCRAIYDVLMPKYLRWPSDSEIRSTKEKFESVHKIPDVVGSIYTTHIPIIAPKVHVAAYFNKRHTERNQKTSYSITVQGVVNAEGIFTDVCIGNPGSLTDDQILEKSSLARQRAARGMLRDGWIVGNAGFPLTDWLLVPYARQNLTWTQHGFNENIGGIQKIAVEAFERLKGRWACLQKRTEVKLQDLPYVLGACCVLHNICEMRNEEMAPELKFDVFDDVTVPETNIRSATASNKRDQISHNLLHRGLAGTRTL from the coding sequence ATGGAAATATCTGCTTTCCCATTTCCATACCTACAAGACGACGAGTGTTCCCATTTCCTCGGTCTATTTCAGGACATggactcttcttctccttctgacTTCGGGTTCGAAGGTTTTGGTAACGACAATACTAAAAAACGACCGAGaaaggaagacgaagaagaagaggctgGAGCTGTGAATGGTAGTAGTAACAAGCCTGCCTTTGGAGATATACTCGCGACGCTTTTGCTATTGGACGAGGAAGCTAAGCATCAGCAAGAGCAGTGGGACTTTGAATCCAATCGAGACAAGTCTCTTCTCGAAGCTAATCACAGGGAGAAACTGAGAGCAATGGATGGTTATTACAATCAATTGCAAGGTCAATACAATACAGATGTTACTCCTCCAAAACGTGCACGAAGATCAGCAGTTGCTGCTGTTGTCGCCGCGGTTGCTTCCGGTGAGGAAGCAACCGCCGCTCCGGTTCAGCCGACTGATATCGCTAGCGGTTCCGGGCCGAGTCATAGGAGGTTGTGGGTGAAGGAGCGCACGACGGACTGGTGGGACAGAGTGAGCAGCCCTGATTTTCCGGAGGAAGAGTTCCGGCGAGAGTTTCGGATGAGCAAATCGACGTTTAATCTGATATGCGATGAGCTGGACGCGACGGTTACGAAGAAAAACACGATGCTCCGCGACGCGATTCCAGCGCCCAAACGCGTCGGCGTTTGCGTCTGGCGTTTAGCTACTGGAGCTCCGCTGCGCCACGTGTCGGAGCGGTTCGGGCTCGGGATCTCCACCTGCCACAAGCTGGTCATCGAGGTCTGCCGCGCGATCTACGACGTCCTGATGCCGAAGTACCTCCGCTGGCCGTCGGATTCGGAGATCCGATCGACTAAAGAAAAATTCGAGTCGGTTCATAAAATCCCAGACGTCGTGGGTTCGATCTACACCACGCACATCCCCATCATCGCTCCGAAAGTCCACGTGGCGGCGTATTTTAACAAGAGGCACACGGAGAGGAACCAGAAGACGTCGTACTCGATCACAGTCCAGGGAGTGGTCAACGCCGAGGGGATCTTCACCGACGTCTGCATCGGGAACCCCGGATCACTAACCGACGATCAGATCCTCGAGAAATCGTCCCTCGCGAGGCAGCGCGCTGCGCGCGGGATGCTTCGCGACGGTTGGATCGTCGGGAACGCGGGGTTCCCGTTGACGGATTGGCTCTTGGTGCCGTACGCGAGGCAGAATCTGACGTGGACGCAGCACGGGTTTAATGAGAATATCGGAGGGATTCAGAAGATCGCGGTGGAGGCGTTCGAGAGGCTGAAAGGACGGTGGGCTTGTCTGCAGAAGAGGACGGAGGTTAAGCTTCAGGATCTACCTTATGTGTTGGGTGCTTGTTGTGTGTTGCATAATATCTGTGAGATGAGGAATGAGGAGATGGCGCCGGAGTTGAAGTTCGATGTGTTTGATGATGTGACTGTGCCTGAGACTAATATCAGATCTGCGACTGCGTCTAACAAGAGGGATCAGATCTCTCACAATCTCTTGCATCGTGGCTTGGCCGGGACGAGGACTCTCTAG